Proteins found in one Buchnera aphidicola (Hyadaphis tataricae) genomic segment:
- a CDS encoding DUF2076 domain-containing protein translates to MEDQEKKLIEGLFHRLKNTELHSNERDDQADELIQKLVKTQPFSSYYMTQTILIQETAIKKMSIQIEELKKRIEELKNHNTSKKTSFLSNFFKSNSSSENKSLDDNVWKNDTRLQSDRINPNISSPVVQQTPTITRNSSFLSNALQTATGVAGGMILGNMLMNVFSHSKPEEEVIDTINHHESSVINHDHEYPSDEQHDHFVDYETTEPETHTYASDNYENFDEIDHNDDNFI, encoded by the coding sequence ATGGAAGATCAAGAAAAAAAATTAATAGAAGGTTTATTTCATCGCTTAAAAAATACTGAATTACATTCTAATGAAAGAGATGATCAAGCAGATGAATTAATTCAAAAATTAGTAAAGACACAACCCTTTTCTTCTTATTATATGACTCAAACAATCTTAATTCAAGAAACAGCCATAAAAAAAATGAGCATACAAATAGAAGAATTAAAAAAACGCATTGAAGAATTAAAAAATCATAATACTAGCAAAAAAACAAGTTTTTTATCAAACTTTTTTAAAAGTAATTCTTCTTCTGAAAATAAATCTTTAGATGACAACGTATGGAAAAATGATACACGCCTACAATCTGATCGTATTAATCCAAATATATCTTCACCTGTTGTACAACAAACACCGACAATCACTAGAAATAGTAGTTTTCTTAGTAATGCTTTACAAACTGCTACAGGTGTAGCAGGTGGGATGATTTTGGGAAATATGTTAATGAATGTTTTTAGTCATTCAAAGCCGGAAGAAGAGGTTATTGATACAATTAATCATCATGAATCATCTGTCATCAATCATGATCATGAATATCCATCAGATGAACAGCATGATCATTTTGTAGATTATGAAACTACCGAACCAGAAACACATACATATGCTTCAGATAATTATGAAAATTTTGATGAAATAGATCACAACGATGATAATTTTATTTAA
- a CDS encoding peroxiredoxin encodes MVLVTQSAPNFIAPAILENNEIIQEFDFKKYSKNKKIILFFWPMDFTFVCPSEIIELSKSYIEFKKRNVRIVGISIDSVFVHQAWKNTSPKNGGIGKINFPMISDIKRDIQKAYGIEHPVLGVALRASFLIDSKGIIRHQIVNDLPFGRSIEEIIRMVDAINFHEEHGEVCPANWKKGQDGMKPSLEGVSKYLSQRY; translated from the coding sequence ATGGTTTTAGTAACACAAAGCGCACCAAATTTTATAGCTCCAGCAATTTTGGAAAACAATGAAATTATACAGGAATTTGATTTTAAAAAATATTCCAAAAATAAAAAAATAATATTATTTTTCTGGCCTATGGATTTTACTTTTGTTTGTCCATCAGAAATTATAGAATTAAGTAAAAGTTATATAGAATTTAAAAAAAGAAATGTTAGAATTGTTGGTATTTCTATAGATAGTGTGTTTGTTCATCAAGCATGGAAGAACACATCACCTAAAAATGGAGGTATCGGAAAAATCAATTTTCCTATGATTTCTGATATCAAGAGAGATATTCAAAAAGCTTATGGTATCGAACATCCGGTTCTTGGTGTAGCCTTAAGGGCATCATTTTTAATCGATTCAAAGGGGATCATTCGTCATCAAATAGTTAATGATCTGCCATTTGGAAGAAGTATTGAAGAAATAATAAGAATGGTTGATGCCATTAATTTTCATGAAGAGCACGGAGAAGTTTGTCCTGCTAATTGGAAAAAAGGTCAAGATGGTATGAAACCCTCTTTAGAAGGCGTATCTAAATATTTAAGTCAACGTTATTAA
- a CDS encoding nucleotide exchange factor GrpE yields the protein MKNDDQINNHVIKEKIDNTNNTIQDLKMKILCNEKKIQEIKLRNLANIDNFKKNIEKTTNEIKINNTEIFFQKIIPIIDSLEEILTLFDTSQEQHKPLIEGIQLTLQSFLNTITKFGVHLEGKKNEEFNSTIHDAVLYEKSSEITPNHVIFVNKKGYTLNKTVLRKARVTIAKK from the coding sequence ATGAAAAATGACGATCAAATTAACAATCACGTGATTAAAGAAAAAATAGATAACACAAATAACACAATTCAAGATTTAAAAATGAAAATACTATGCAATGAAAAAAAAATTCAAGAAATTAAGCTGCGAAATTTAGCTAATATAGATAATTTTAAAAAAAATATAGAAAAAACAACCAATGAAATAAAAATAAATAATACTGAAATTTTTTTTCAAAAAATAATTCCTATTATTGATTCTCTTGAAGAGATTTTAACATTATTTGATACATCTCAAGAACAACATAAACCTTTAATCGAGGGCATACAGTTAACTTTGCAATCTTTTTTAAACACTATAACTAAGTTTGGAGTACATCTTGAAGGAAAAAAAAACGAAGAATTTAATTCTACAATTCACGACGCTGTTTTATATGAAAAATCTTCAGAAATAACACCAAATCATGTTATTTTTGTAAATAAAAAAGGATATACATTAAACAAAACTGTCTTAAGAAAAGCACGCGTAACCATTGCTAAAAAATAA
- the nadK gene encoding NAD(+) kinase, giving the protein MKLHFTCIGIVGYPRHESSLITHKILYKWLIKHGYKVFIEQTIAKTLKLHNADTATLTEIGKFCDLAIIIGGDGNLLCAARILSFYNIKIIGINRGNLGFLTDLSPENGLTALSEVLSGEYILENRFLLDVRVCRKKNISQSNIAINEVVLHTKNLSHMIEFEVYIDEKFAFSQRADGLIISTPTGSTGYALSAGGPIVATSLNAILLVPMFPHTLSTRPLVIHNDSTICLRFSNLEKNLKISCDSQIFLNVRQGEYVIIRRSDSVLNLIHPKNYDYFKTLTAKLDWYKKCF; this is encoded by the coding sequence ATGAAGCTACACTTTACTTGTATTGGTATTGTTGGATATCCACGTCATGAAAGCTCTTTAATCACACATAAAATACTTTATAAATGGTTGATAAAACATGGTTATAAAGTTTTTATCGAACAAACTATTGCTAAAACATTAAAATTACATAATGCTGATACTGCAACGTTAACAGAAATCGGAAAATTTTGCGATTTGGCAATCATTATAGGGGGTGATGGAAATTTATTGTGTGCTGCACGTATTCTATCATTCTATAATATTAAAATTATTGGAATCAATAGAGGAAATTTAGGCTTTCTTACCGACTTAAGTCCTGAGAATGGATTAACAGCATTATCAGAAGTTTTATCTGGAGAATATATATTAGAAAATCGATTTTTGTTGGATGTACGGGTATGTCGAAAAAAAAACATTTCTCAATCTAATATAGCAATCAATGAAGTAGTTTTGCATACAAAAAATTTATCTCATATGATAGAATTTGAAGTATATATTGATGAAAAATTTGCGTTTTCTCAACGTGCAGATGGATTAATTATTTCTACTCCAACTGGTTCTACTGGTTATGCATTATCTGCTGGTGGTCCAATTGTAGCTACTTCTTTAAATGCTATTCTTTTGGTTCCGATGTTTCCACATACCTTATCTACACGTCCTTTAGTTATTCATAATGATAGTACAATTTGCTTGAGATTTTCTAATCTTGAAAAAAATTTAAAAATTAGTTGCGATAGTCAAATTTTTTTGAATGTTCGACAAGGTGAGTACGTCATCATTCGTCGTAGTGATTCTGTTTTAAACCTGATACATCCTAAAAATTATGATTACTTCAAAACTTTAACTGCAAAATTAGATTGGTATAAAAAATGTTTTTAA
- a CDS encoding outer membrane protein assembly factor BamE: MNNYRNILLILIFLSGCTILNKKSYDAYNVEALCLTKNDLNRNYIGMTKKQIIYILGEPIISDSFNDVYHYYFYNQDSKNFTQKQLLNLYFKDEKVFNIEVQ, translated from the coding sequence ATGAATAATTATAGGAACATATTATTGATATTAATTTTTCTTTCTGGCTGTACAATATTAAATAAAAAATCATATGATGCTTATAATGTTGAAGCGTTATGTTTGACAAAAAATGATTTGAATCGCAATTATATTGGAATGACAAAGAAACAAATTATTTATATTCTTGGTGAGCCTATTATTTCTGATTCTTTCAATGACGTATATCATTATTATTTTTACAATCAAGATTCTAAAAATTTTACGCAAAAGCAATTGTTAAATTTATATTTTAAAGATGAAAAAGTTTTTAATATTGAAGTTCAATAA
- the grxD gene encoding Grx4 family monothiol glutaredoxin gives MNTIEKIKKQIKENMILIYMKGTPQSPSCGFSAQAVQALSSFGEKFAYVDVLENTDIRNELPKYANWPTFPQLWVDGQLVGGCSIILDMLENGSLKKLILNTVKKYKKEL, from the coding sequence ATGAACACTATTGAAAAAATAAAAAAACAAATTAAAGAAAATATGATTTTAATATATATGAAAGGAACTCCGCAATCTCCTAGTTGTGGTTTTTCTGCGCAAGCAGTGCAAGCATTATCATCTTTTGGTGAAAAATTTGCTTACGTAGATGTCTTAGAAAATACAGATATTAGAAACGAATTACCAAAATATGCAAATTGGCCAACCTTTCCACAATTATGGGTAGATGGTCAATTAGTTGGTGGTTGTAGTATTATTTTAGACATGTTAGAAAATGGTTCTTTAAAAAAATTAATATTGAATACTGTAAAAAAATATAAAAAAGAATTATAA
- the rnt gene encoding ribonuclease T, protein MSTNKEFNLLSDRFRTFYPVVVDIETAGFNAKTDALLEIAIITLKMDALGWLHKEETLHFHIQPFKGSVINSDAIAFNKIDPFNPLRGAISEEVAINSILDLVNKGMKIQGCTKSIVVAHNANFDHNFLMSAIQRANVKNNPFHPFVTFDTAALSGLVLGQTVLAKACKAIGLTFDNNQAHSALYDTLQTANLFCELVNRWKRLGGWPLKKIKKKNNICCHIKLI, encoded by the coding sequence ATGTCTACAAATAAAGAGTTCAATTTATTAAGTGATCGATTTCGTACTTTTTATCCTGTTGTTGTGGATATCGAAACAGCAGGATTTAATGCCAAAACTGATGCATTATTAGAAATTGCCATAATAACATTAAAAATGGATGCATTAGGATGGTTACATAAAGAAGAAACATTACATTTTCACATTCAACCTTTTAAAGGTTCTGTTATCAATTCTGATGCAATCGCTTTTAACAAAATTGATCCTTTTAATCCATTACGTGGCGCTATTAGCGAAGAAGTAGCAATCAATTCAATACTAGATTTAGTTAATAAGGGTATGAAAATACAAGGTTGCACAAAGAGTATTGTCGTCGCACATAATGCTAATTTTGATCATAATTTTTTAATGTCTGCAATACAGAGAGCAAACGTAAAAAACAACCCGTTTCATCCTTTTGTAACATTTGATACAGCTGCATTGAGTGGTTTAGTATTAGGACAAACTGTTTTAGCTAAAGCATGCAAAGCTATAGGTTTAACATTCGATAATAATCAGGCTCATTCAGCTCTTTATGATACTTTACAGACTGCAAATCTTTTTTGTGAATTAGTAAATCGTTGGAAACGTTTGGGCGGTTGGCCTTTAAAAAAAATAAAAAAAAAAAATAACATATGTTGTCATATCAAACTAATATGA
- a CDS encoding Fe-Mn family superoxide dismutase, giving the protein MSYSLPILPYAYNALEPFFDEKTMEIHHTKHHQNYINNTNTILKNTTFSDLSTDELISIFNEIVIDNKVLLKNNLGGHVNHSFFWKTLKLGIVVTSDLKIEIEKQFGSFDLFKKQFEEVALNHFGSGWIWLIKKNSVLSIVSTINQDHPLMEESTSKKYGFPILGLDVWEHAYYLKYQNRRLDYINAFWNVVNWEVVSELLQNS; this is encoded by the coding sequence ATGAGTTACAGTCTACCTATCTTGCCTTATGCATACAATGCTCTAGAACCTTTTTTTGATGAAAAAACTATGGAAATACATCATACTAAACATCATCAAAACTATATTAATAATACCAATACTATTTTAAAAAATACTACTTTTTCTGATTTATCTACTGATGAATTAATTTCTATTTTTAACGAAATTGTTATAGATAATAAAGTTTTATTAAAAAATAATTTAGGAGGACATGTAAACCATAGTTTTTTTTGGAAAACATTAAAGTTAGGGATTGTTGTAACAAGTGATTTAAAAATAGAAATAGAAAAACAATTTGGCAGTTTTGATCTGTTTAAAAAGCAATTTGAAGAAGTTGCTCTTAATCATTTTGGATCTGGTTGGATATGGTTAATCAAGAAAAATAGTGTACTATCAATTGTGTCGACTATTAATCAAGATCATCCGTTAATGGAAGAATCTACATCTAAAAAATATGGTTTTCCTATTCTTGGTTTAGATGTTTGGGAGCATGCGTATTATTTAAAATATCAAAATAGACGTTTAGATTATATTAATGCATTTTGGAACGTTGTTAATTGGGAAGTTGTTTCAGAACTTTTACAAAATAGTTAA
- the pth gene encoding aminoacyl-tRNA hydrolase, with protein sequence MIVGLSNPKFQYHATRHNVGSWFVYSLAQRYCTILKEERKFFGFTAHFKVESNDIRLFVPNIFMNINGQAVLKIASFYNINLNEILIAHDDLELNFGISKLKYSYGHNGHNGLRNVITVFKKKINFYRCRIGIGRPINKNDISSFVLSPPSKIEKTCIKKSILEAIEVVIHSVILKT encoded by the coding sequence ATGATAGTAGGATTATCTAATCCAAAATTTCAATATCATGCGACACGTCATAATGTAGGTTCTTGGTTTGTTTATAGTTTAGCTCAACGTTATTGCACAATTTTAAAAGAAGAAAGGAAATTTTTTGGTTTTACCGCTCATTTTAAAGTAGAGTCTAATGATATTAGATTGTTTGTTCCAAATATTTTTATGAATATAAATGGACAAGCAGTTTTGAAAATAGCTTCGTTTTATAACATTAATTTAAATGAAATATTAATTGCACATGATGATTTAGAATTAAATTTTGGAATCAGTAAATTAAAATATAGTTATGGTCATAATGGTCATAATGGTTTAAGAAACGTTATTACTGTATTTAAAAAAAAAATTAATTTTTATCGATGTAGAATTGGTATTGGTCGTCCTATTAATAAAAATGACATTTCTTCTTTTGTATTATCACCACCAAGTAAGATAGAAAAAACATGCATTAAAAAATCTATTTTAGAAGCTATAGAAGTCGTGATCCATTCAGTAATTTTAAAAACTTAA
- the ychF gene encoding redox-regulated ATPase YchF → MGFKCGIIGLPNVGKSTLFNLLTKGHSAVANFPFCTIQPNLGIVSVFDERLDNIANILSAKKIVHASIEFVDIAGLVQGASKGEGLGNQFLSNIRQTQAIAHVVRCFKEDNITHIYNEVNPEKDVDIINTELILSDFELCEKALSTLQKKCNLNDKNIENKINILQKCLNHLKKCLMLKNLGLNLDEQKIVSYLNFLTLKPTMYIANINEKTASRVFLTQLKKIASKDNSIVIPIFANLELDLIKMHIREQISFMKAFNIKNLGLKSIVTSGYKLLNLITFFTAGVKEVRAWPILNGSTSLEAARKIHTDFSKGFIRVNIIKYNDFIKYKSEVKIKEMGKFKTEGKNYIIEDGDVAHFLFNV, encoded by the coding sequence ATGGGTTTTAAATGTGGTATAATAGGATTGCCTAATGTTGGAAAATCCACTTTATTTAATCTTTTAACTAAAGGACATTCAGCAGTTGCTAACTTTCCATTTTGTACTATTCAACCAAATTTAGGTATTGTTTCAGTTTTTGATGAGCGTCTTGATAATATCGCAAATATTCTTTCTGCAAAAAAAATTGTACATGCATCTATAGAATTTGTCGATATTGCAGGTTTGGTTCAAGGCGCGTCTAAGGGAGAGGGATTAGGAAATCAATTCTTAAGCAATATAAGGCAAACTCAAGCTATTGCTCATGTTGTTCGCTGTTTTAAAGAAGATAATATCACTCATATTTATAATGAAGTCAACCCTGAAAAAGATGTAGATATTATTAATACTGAACTGATATTATCCGATTTTGAATTATGTGAAAAAGCGTTATCAACATTACAAAAAAAATGTAATTTGAATGATAAAAATATAGAAAATAAAATAAATATTTTACAAAAATGTCTTAATCATTTAAAAAAATGTTTGATGTTAAAAAATCTTGGTCTAAATTTAGATGAACAAAAAATTGTTAGTTATTTAAATTTTTTAACTTTAAAACCTACTATGTATATAGCTAACATTAATGAAAAAACAGCATCGCGTGTTTTTTTAACACAATTAAAAAAAATAGCTTCTAAAGACAATTCAATAGTTATTCCTATTTTTGCAAATTTAGAATTAGATTTAATCAAGATGCATATTAGAGAACAAATATCTTTTATGAAAGCATTTAATATCAAAAATTTGGGTTTGAAAAGTATTGTTACGTCTGGGTATAAATTGTTAAATTTAATTACTTTTTTTACTGCTGGTGTTAAAGAAGTTCGCGCTTGGCCTATTTTGAATGGTAGCACTAGTCTGGAAGCGGCTCGTAAGATACATACTGATTTTAGTAAGGGTTTTATTAGAGTGAATATTATTAAATATAACGATTTCATTAAGTATAAGAGTGAAGTAAAAATTAAAGAAATGGGAAAATTTAAAACAGAAGGAAAAAACTACATAATAGAAGATGGAGATGTTGCACATTTTTTATTTAATGTTTAA
- the thrC gene encoding threonine synthase, whose amino-acid sequence MRLYNLKNHDEEVNFETAVKLGLGQQQGLFFPVKLPVIKLKDLSEILKMDFITRSTEILSKFIYNEISKEQLYIHVKKAFSFKYPLLKSITKTISCFELFHGPTLAFKDFGARFMAQMIFSMNKNNDLVTILTATSGDTGAAVAHAFYGMKNVRVVILYPKGKISALQEKLFCTLGKNIKTISINGSFDDCQKLVKEAFNDKKLKNSIGLNSANSINISRLLAQICYYFEAFSLLPKEKRNNLVIAVPCGNFGNLTAGLLAKSLGLPIKSFIACTNSNDTVPRFLQNGQWQPKKTVSTISNAMDISQPNNWPRIQELFQRKKWNLKELRFGSVSDEVTKNTLQELFELGYVSEPHAAIAYRILKNQLKKDEFGLFLGTAHPAKFKNTVEQILNNNIVLPQELKNTINLPFLSHNMNPDFKKLKQFLIKE is encoded by the coding sequence ATGAGACTTTATAACTTAAAAAATCACGATGAAGAAGTAAATTTTGAAACAGCAGTAAAATTAGGTCTAGGACAACAACAAGGATTATTTTTTCCAGTAAAATTACCTGTAATAAAACTAAAAGACTTATCAGAAATATTAAAAATGGACTTTATTACTCGCAGTACTGAAATACTTTCTAAATTCATTTATAATGAAATATCTAAAGAACAACTATATATACATGTAAAAAAAGCTTTTTCATTTAAATATCCATTACTTAAATCAATCACAAAAACAATAAGCTGTTTTGAATTATTTCATGGCCCTACATTAGCATTCAAAGATTTTGGTGCGCGTTTTATGGCGCAAATGATTTTCTCAATGAATAAAAATAACGATTTAGTCACGATTTTAACTGCTACGTCTGGTGATACCGGCGCTGCAGTAGCACACGCTTTTTACGGTATGAAAAATGTGCGAGTTGTAATTTTATACCCAAAAGGGAAAATTAGCGCATTGCAAGAAAAACTTTTTTGCACTCTTGGAAAAAATATTAAAACTATATCTATTAATGGAAGTTTTGATGATTGTCAAAAATTAGTTAAAGAAGCATTTAATGATAAAAAACTAAAAAATTCTATAGGATTAAATTCTGCTAATTCCATTAATATCAGTAGATTATTAGCACAAATATGTTATTATTTTGAAGCATTTTCTTTGCTTCCAAAAGAAAAAAGAAACAATTTAGTCATAGCGGTACCTTGTGGTAACTTTGGTAATTTAACAGCAGGATTACTTGCTAAATCTCTTGGCTTACCAATTAAATCATTCATAGCATGTACGAATAGCAATGATACAGTACCAAGATTTCTTCAGAATGGTCAATGGCAACCCAAAAAAACAGTATCTACAATTTCTAATGCTATGGACATTAGTCAACCTAATAATTGGCCTAGAATACAAGAACTATTTCAAAGAAAAAAATGGAATTTAAAAGAACTAAGGTTTGGCAGCGTATCAGATGAAGTAACAAAAAACACATTACAAGAATTATTTGAATTGGGTTATGTTTCTGAACCACATGCAGCAATAGCATACAGAATATTAAAAAATCAACTGAAAAAAGATGAATTTGGATTATTTTTAGGTACTGCACATCCTGCAAAATTTAAAAATACTGTAGAACAAATATTAAATAATAACATTGTCTTACCTCAGGAACTAAAAAATACAATTAATTTACCATTTTTATCGCATAACATGAATCCTGATTTTAAAAAATTAAAACAATTTTTAATAAAAGAATAA
- the thrB gene encoding homoserine kinase, with protein sequence MIKIYAPASIGNVGVGFDILGAAIQPINGSFLGDLITIKSSKEFELINKGIFADRLPENTKENIVWKCWSKFCQITKKNIAVSIILEKNMPIGSGLGSSACSVVATLVALNEFCNNPLNKKDLLLLMGQIEGEISGSVHYDNVAPSYLGGLQLILEDKKIISQKIPSFKNWFWIIAWPGIKVSTAQARQILPNTYSKEICIKNSRYLSGFIHASYSQQPILAARLMQDFIAEPYRIKLLPNFLKTKKIIKSIGAISFGISGSGPTVFAVANNITIAKEISYWLKNNYLQNKTGFVHICVLDLHGARKIG encoded by the coding sequence ATGATTAAAATCTATGCACCTGCTTCTATTGGTAACGTTGGAGTAGGCTTTGATATTTTAGGTGCTGCAATTCAACCTATAAATGGATCTTTTTTAGGAGATCTAATAACGATTAAATCATCAAAAGAATTCGAATTAATTAATAAAGGTATTTTTGCTGACAGGTTACCTGAAAACACTAAAGAAAACATTGTTTGGAAATGCTGGTCAAAATTTTGTCAAATTACAAAAAAAAATATTGCAGTATCCATTATTCTTGAAAAAAACATGCCAATCGGATCAGGATTAGGTTCTAGCGCATGTTCAGTTGTTGCGACATTGGTTGCACTCAATGAGTTTTGCAATAACCCTTTAAATAAAAAAGATTTATTATTGCTAATGGGACAGATAGAAGGTGAAATTTCAGGCAGTGTACATTACGATAATGTTGCTCCTTCCTATCTTGGAGGACTGCAATTAATATTAGAAGATAAAAAAATCATAAGCCAAAAAATACCTAGTTTTAAAAACTGGTTTTGGATTATAGCTTGGCCAGGAATTAAAGTTTCTACAGCTCAAGCGAGACAAATTTTACCCAACACATATAGCAAAGAAATTTGCATTAAAAACAGTCGTTATCTTTCAGGTTTTATTCATGCATCATATAGTCAACAACCTATTTTAGCCGCACGATTAATGCAAGATTTTATAGCAGAACCTTATCGCATTAAACTCTTGCCAAATTTTTTAAAAACTAAAAAAATAATAAAATCAATAGGGGCTATCAGTTTCGGTATATCAGGATCCGGTCCTACTGTTTTTGCTGTCGCTAACAATATTACAATCGCAAAAGAAATATCATATTGGTTAAAAAATAATTATCTACAAAATAAAACAGGATTTGTTCATATTTGTGTTTTAGACTTACATGGTGCACGTAAGATAGGATGA